The following proteins are co-located in the Anser cygnoides isolate HZ-2024a breed goose chromosome 2, Taihu_goose_T2T_genome, whole genome shotgun sequence genome:
- the TMEM200C gene encoding transmembrane protein 200C, with translation MIATGGLLRISARKQDPLRPQSQAPKRKRKTKKKRKNDVVVVKGKLKLCSLSGLIALCGILVLLVGIALAVVGYWPKPSQVYREGGVSGGRHLAPQGGTPRNRSRSQEGAQADIHPESPPRASSSTTAATRGFPQSRPTSSSPQASVGFLFRLFSSYLHSDKLKVLGPLIMGIGIFLFICANAVLHENRDKKTKIINLRDLYSTVIDAHSLRAKDGGTPASAPLNGFVNYVQSRGLELKPGGEGLGATAMLAKSSWPPGLGASLSPPDLASSPRRSSFCTPPQPPSLAEAVYSIYRERAALTGRTFTSPPCSPPESWGQRSTASSIVGSSLSAFTLLPLAQSGGGGGWRRPPGERGAREIPRGEFELSLTDLSSSHVKGGYGTRRHKLVLRRQSTSCLPDARRPLSPEPPRSPAVSRGLDSSLLAKASPSYSKSLDLGGSPPSTPPAVTRTDSQSSQSDPSSSNKGYSHLEEAGTSLESVANIPASKIQDCEEEAVEKTDPLKATSREQAGEQSQQTQRQYTNKEKLFMISRSHTALGLEDGELESTGI, from the coding sequence ATGATCGCCACTGGAGGCCTCCTGAGGATCTCAGCTAGGAAGCAGGACCCTTTGCGACCCCAAAGCCAAGCCCCCAAACGCAAACGTAAGACCAAGAAGAAACGCAAGAATGATGTGGTGGTGGTGAAAGGCAAACTCAAGCTGTGCTCCCTCTCGGGGCTCATCGCCCTCTGTGGCATCCTGGTACTGCTAGTGGGCATCGCCTTGGCGGTGGTGGGCTACTGGCCCAAGCCCAGCCAGGTATACAGAGAAGGTGGCGTCAGTGGGGGCAGACACCTGGCACCGCAGGGTGGCACCCCCAGGAACCGCTCCCGCAGCCAGGAAGGGGCACAAGCAGACATCCATCCGGAGTCAccccccagagccagctcctccaccaccgcTGCCACCCGGGGGTTCCCTCAGTCCCGTCCCACTTCCTCATCCCCCCAGGCCTCCGTGGGTTTCCTTTTCCGTCTTTTCTCAAGCTACTTGCATTCAGACAAGCTGAAGGTGCTGGGCCCCCTCATCATGGGTATCGGcatcttcctcttcatctgTGCCAATGCGGTATTGCACGAGAACCGCGACAAGAAGACCAAGATCATCAACCTGCGTGACCTCTACTCCACTGTTATCGATGCCCACAGCCTGCGGGCAAAGGACGGAGGCACCCCGGCCTCAGCCCCTCTCAACGGCTTTGTCAACTACGTGCAGTCCCGGGGCCTGGAGCTAAAGCCTGGTGGTGAAGGCCTGGGGGCCACGGCCATGCTGGCCAAGAGCTCCTGGCCACCAGGGCTGGGTGCTTCCCTTTCTCCACCTGACCTGGCATCCTCGCCACGGCGTTCCTCCTTCTGCACCCCACCGCAGCCTCCCAGCCTGGCCGAGGCCGTGTACAGCATCTACCGGGAGCGTGCTGCCCTTACTGGCCGCACCTTCACCagcccaccctgcagcccaccGGAGAGCTGGGGCCAGCGCAGCACGGCCAGCTCCATCGTTGGCTCTTCACTGAGTGCTTTCACCCTTCTGCCCTTGGCGCAGAGTGGCGGAGGGGGAGGCTGGCGGAGGCCCCCTGGTGAGCGGGGAGCCCGGGAGATCCCACGGGGGGAGTTTGAACTGAGCCTGACTGACCTTAGCAGCAGCCACGTCAAGGGAGGCTACGGGACAAGGAGGCACAAGCTGGTTCTGAGGCGGCAGAGCACCAGCTGCTTGCCTGATGCTAGGCGTCCCCTTTCCCCCGAGCCACCTCGGTCTCCAGCTGTCAGCAGGGGCCTGGACTCCAGCCTCTTGGCAAAGGCATCTCCTAGCTACTCCAAATCTCTGGATCTGGGGGGTTCAcccccctccactccccctgcCGTCACCAGGACGGACTCTCAGAGCTCCCAGTCTGATCCTTCCAGCAGCAATAAGGGCTACAGCCACCTGGAGGAGGCTGGCACCTCCTTGGAGTCAGTTGCCAACATCCCAGCCAGTAAAATCCAGGACTGTGAGGAGGAAGCGGTTGAGAAGACAGACCCCCTCAAGGCTACCAGCAGAGAACAAGCGGGGGAGCAATCTCAGCAAACGCAAAGACAGTACACAAATAAAGAGAAACTCTTTATGATTTCTAGGTCGCACACTGCATTAGGGCTGGAGGATGGGGAACTGGAGAGTACTGGCATCTAA